In Alteromonas sp. RKMC-009, the genomic stretch ACGGCGACTAGCCCCGATAAAATAAGAACGCGTAAATTCATGACTGAGTTTCTGTCCGGTATGCTTTTCCTGCTCTGCGTTTGAAGATAAACGCCAGTAACCATAACAAGCCCGTCAGCACAGCAGGTGCCAGGGCTATATTCACTATTTTCAGTTTATCGCCAAGACGGTCTATCTCGCGGTCAAGCTGATAGCGCACTTCGCGAAGTTCACGGCGAATTTCAACTCTGCGGGCAATGTACTTATCTATTGCCTCCTGCTGCTGACCGGTAAAGACAATGGTACCGCCCTGCCCCTGTTGTCCCTGAAGCTCACGTAATTTCTGCTCCGTCTGGATCAGCTCTTCCTGCAACTGTTCTTCCTGCTCGCGGTATTTACCTTCCGCCGCCGTCTCCAGGGCCTTTACCCTTTCAAAGGGGCGCACATAGGTGCCACGGGAGCGGATACTGATAAGCGCATCGCTGCCGGTGAGGTTTTCAATTGCATTGACAATAAAGTCACCGTTATTCGCAAACGGCGTAAATACCGTATCTCCGAAGAACGCCGTTTGTTGCACCCAGTAACGGTCTGAAAGCATATCTGCGTCTGCCACCAGCACCAGATTCAGATTGTCAGTCTGCCCTTCATAGGTCGCCGCTTTAGCCGGATCTTTCGGTGCACTGAAATATGAGCGGGCTTTACCACGGTAACGGGCGGCAACGGTGTAGGTTTCTGTGTTTCCGCCGAATCCGCGGTGCAACGCCACCGGGTTAAGGGTCTGGGCATAGTTATCTGCATTGGTCAGCCCTGAGTTAACGGAAGAACGTATTAGCGTATGCATAGACAAGCCGGCTTTTTTCACCGTTTCCAGGGCACCGAAGGATGCGCCGTTTACTGAGTCCAGATTGGCAGTGATCACATCATTACGATCAAGCTGAGCTGCAGTGAGCCCGAGAATGCCAAAATGCTTCACTATCGCGCCGTTTTCATTTCGCAGATCAAAAGCCAGCTGAGCATCAAGGACAATATTGGTTAAGTCCGCCTTGATTCCCCAGGCCTTCAGCAACGGAAACGAAGACGAATTGGCACCCACTTGTTGCAACGAAAAAAGCGCATTTCCTTCGTAATGTGGGTCAATAAAGGCCAGGATCCGGCCATTGTGCATGGCAAACTGATCAATGGCATACAGCAGGCCGTCTGACAGCGCTTGCGGATGCGCCAGCAACACCACATCGGTATCTTCCGGTAATCCATCAGCAGTACTGTTCACAATACGAATGTTATACAGCTGCGCCAGTTGCTGATAAAACACCATGGGACCGCTGTATCGCCCGGTCAGAGGATCTTGTCCGCCGGCAACCGGTAAATCAGTGACCAGCGCCAGCGTCAGCGTATCCGGATTACTCAGGCGATAAATCAGTTTACTGATTTCATATTCAAGAAACTGCTCGTTCTTAGGGTCAAAGAACGGGATGGTGAACTGATCATCCAGTAAATTCGTGCCGGCAAGACCAAAGTAAATCTGTTCTCCCACATTACC encodes the following:
- a CDS encoding GldG family protein, coding for MMKKKWLSVLSLGLLAVLFVLLVFINNQLLSKYRIDLTEDKVFSLSEGTRNVLTSLDEPVTLYFFYSDSATTGMTKMRNYAARVESLLREYAQASGGKVQLQIVDPVPFSENEDKASQFGLTGAALGNVGEQIYFGLAGTNLLDDQFTIPFFDPKNEQFLEYEISKLIYRLSNPDTLTLALVTDLPVAGGQDPLTGRYSGPMVFYQQLAQLYNIRIVNSTADGLPEDTDVVLLAHPQALSDGLLYAIDQFAMHNGRILAFIDPHYEGNALFSLQQVGANSSSFPLLKAWGIKADLTNIVLDAQLAFDLRNENGAIVKHFGILGLTAAQLDRNDVITANLDSVNGASFGALETVKKAGLSMHTLIRSSVNSGLTNADNYAQTLNPVALHRGFGGNTETYTVAARYRGKARSYFSAPKDPAKAATYEGQTDNLNLVLVADADMLSDRYWVQQTAFFGDTVFTPFANNGDFIVNAIENLTGSDALISIRSRGTYVRPFERVKALETAAEGKYREQEEQLQEELIQTEQKLRELQGQQGQGGTIVFTGQQQEAIDKYIARRVEIRRELREVRYQLDREIDRLGDKLKIVNIALAPAVLTGLLWLLAFIFKRRAGKAYRTETQS